One Turneriella parva DSM 21527 genomic region harbors:
- a CDS encoding trans-sulfuration enzyme family protein yields the protein MQNSGNPYREETNSIREQTPRSAEREHSAPIFMTSSFVFESAEQARAMFAEEIPGNIYTRFSNPNTDEFVRKMAALEHLEDGFATASGMSAIFTSMAALLKSGDHVVCARSVFGSTHQILTQIFPRWGIEFTYVDIADQYNWAKAFKPNTKMLFLETPSNPALDIIDLEHVGKICKQANVLLNVDNCFCTPVLQKPADFGADIVIHSATKYIDGQGRALGGVILARKDLMKEIRFFARHTGPALSPFNAWLFSKSLETLEIRMLRHSENALRIAEKLQGHAELEKVIYPFLPDHPGYALAKKQMTHGGGIVTLIVKGGIDRGRKFLDSLQMLSHTANLGDTRTIATHPASTTHSKLSDAERAAVGILPGMVRISVGIENADDVMADIEQALKASA from the coding sequence ATGCAAAACTCTGGTAACCCTTATCGCGAAGAAACAAACTCGATTCGCGAGCAAACGCCGCGAAGCGCAGAGCGCGAGCATTCGGCGCCGATCTTCATGACATCGAGTTTTGTGTTCGAATCGGCCGAACAGGCGCGCGCGATGTTTGCCGAAGAAATACCCGGCAATATCTATACGCGCTTTTCAAACCCCAACACCGATGAGTTCGTGCGCAAGATGGCAGCGCTCGAGCACCTTGAAGACGGCTTCGCAACAGCTTCGGGTATGTCGGCAATCTTCACGAGCATGGCTGCGCTTTTGAAAAGTGGCGACCATGTGGTGTGTGCGCGGTCGGTGTTTGGTTCGACCCACCAGATTCTCACGCAGATTTTTCCGCGCTGGGGCATTGAATTTACCTACGTCGACATCGCCGACCAGTACAACTGGGCCAAGGCGTTCAAACCCAACACCAAAATGCTGTTTCTCGAGACGCCATCGAACCCGGCGCTCGACATCATCGATCTTGAACATGTCGGCAAAATCTGTAAACAGGCGAACGTCTTGCTGAATGTTGACAACTGTTTCTGTACGCCCGTGTTACAGAAGCCCGCAGACTTCGGCGCCGACATCGTGATACACTCAGCGACCAAATACATCGACGGCCAGGGCCGCGCGCTCGGTGGTGTTATACTCGCGCGTAAAGATCTGATGAAAGAAATTCGATTTTTCGCGCGGCACACAGGGCCAGCTCTCTCGCCTTTCAATGCATGGCTCTTCAGTAAGAGCCTCGAAACTCTTGAAATCAGAATGCTGAGGCATTCAGAGAATGCACTCCGCATCGCCGAGAAGCTGCAGGGTCACGCCGAGCTCGAGAAAGTGATTTACCCGTTTTTGCCCGACCACCCGGGTTATGCGCTTGCCAAGAAACAGATGACGCACGGCGGCGGCATCGTGACGCTGATTGTCAAAGGCGGTATCGACCGCGGCAGAAAATTCTTAGACAGTCTGCAGATGCTTTCGCACACTGCGAATCTCGGCGACACGCGTACTATTGCAACACACCCGGCCTCGACGACGCATTCAAAACTCAGCGACGCAGAACGTGCCGCAGTGGGCATTCTGCCCGGCATGGTGCGTATCTCGGTCGGCATTGAAAACGCCGATGACGTCATGGCTGATATTGAACAGGCACTCAAAGCCTCTGCATAA
- a CDS encoding OsmC family protein — protein MSATKITLTRIGEPFHFEAKNAAGNTVQIDAGPAIGGTGKGARPMELLLMGLAGCSGIDVVTILQKQRQTVEAMSVEVVGERGESQEANPFTNIVVRFSLAGQIEDHFLKRAIELSMDKYCSVAKTLEKTATISYEYALNAQ, from the coding sequence ATGTCCGCGACGAAAATTACCCTCACGCGAATAGGCGAGCCGTTTCACTTTGAGGCCAAAAACGCGGCCGGCAACACCGTGCAGATCGACGCAGGGCCGGCAATCGGCGGCACGGGCAAAGGCGCACGACCGATGGAACTTCTGCTCATGGGCCTCGCCGGCTGCTCGGGCATCGACGTCGTCACGATTCTGCAAAAACAGCGGCAAACGGTAGAGGCCATGAGCGTCGAAGTCGTCGGCGAACGCGGCGAATCGCAAGAGGCAAACCCGTTCACGAATATCGTCGTCAGATTCAGTCTCGCCGGGCAAATTGAAGATCACTTTCTCAAAAGGGCGATTGAGCTTTCGATGGATAAATACTGTTCTGTCGCCAAAACCCTTGAAAAAACGGCGACGATTTCGTATGAATATGCGTTAAACGCACAATAA
- the secG gene encoding preprotein translocase subunit SecG encodes MVDILSTILTVLLIVVSILMIIIILLQSNRAAGGMFASGAQTAFGAGSADALTKITGGFAAVFLLICLGLAALKSSSRTTQAAAEQLNKEIAPVVTPAPAADPKAAPANGATPAPAAKAPQPAAAAPAPK; translated from the coding sequence ATGGTAGATATACTTTCGACGATTTTGACCGTTTTGCTGATCGTCGTGTCAATTCTGATGATTATCATCATTCTGCTGCAGTCAAACCGTGCCGCGGGCGGCATGTTCGCCTCTGGTGCTCAGACGGCTTTCGGTGCGGGTTCGGCCGATGCGCTCACCAAGATAACCGGTGGTTTTGCCGCAGTTTTTCTGCTGATTTGCCTCGGCCTCGCCGCCCTCAAATCATCAAGCCGCACCACCCAGGCGGCGGCTGAGCAGCTCAATAAAGAAATTGCACCTGTGGTTACGCCGGCCCCGGCGGCAGACCCCAAAGCTGCGCCTGCAAATGGCGCTACCCCGGCACCTGCAGCCAAGGCACCTCAACCCGCGGCAGCGGCACCCGCACCCAAGTGA
- the glpX gene encoding class II fructose-bisphosphatase encodes MDRNLALEFVRVTEAAALAAARQMGKGDEKIADQAAVDAMRKAFDSVLVAGKIVIGEGERDEAPMLYIGEEVGAGGTSVDIALDPLEGTTITAKGGYNATTVIAVAEKGCFLHAPDTYMNKLAVGPAAKGALDITDPIPLTLKRLAKALDKYLEDVTVCILDRPRHNELIQQVREVGCRIKLIGDGDVSGAIATCMDDSPVDILLGTGGAPEGVLSAAALKCMGGDFLGQLKFRNDEERQRAIKMGISDPDKVFTMEELAAGDSVLFCATGVTDGEMLRGVRFNPKGAVTESIVMRAKSRTIRWIKSHHHFDYKPKYL; translated from the coding sequence ATGGACCGTAACTTAGCCCTCGAATTCGTACGCGTAACCGAAGCAGCGGCGCTTGCAGCGGCCCGGCAGATGGGTAAGGGCGACGAGAAGATCGCCGACCAGGCAGCCGTCGACGCGATGCGCAAAGCCTTTGATTCAGTTCTCGTAGCCGGCAAAATCGTTATCGGCGAAGGCGAACGTGACGAAGCGCCCATGCTCTACATTGGCGAAGAGGTCGGTGCCGGTGGTACATCTGTCGACATCGCTCTGGACCCGCTCGAAGGCACCACGATCACGGCAAAGGGTGGGTATAATGCCACGACCGTGATTGCCGTGGCCGAAAAAGGCTGCTTTCTGCACGCACCCGATACCTACATGAATAAGCTCGCGGTAGGCCCGGCGGCGAAAGGTGCGCTCGATATTACCGACCCGATTCCGCTGACGCTAAAGCGCCTGGCGAAAGCGCTCGACAAATACCTCGAAGACGTCACGGTGTGTATTCTCGACCGCCCGCGCCATAACGAACTCATTCAGCAGGTGCGTGAAGTGGGCTGCCGCATTAAACTCATCGGCGACGGCGACGTGTCAGGCGCGATCGCAACCTGTATGGATGACTCGCCGGTAGATATTCTGCTCGGTACCGGTGGTGCACCCGAAGGCGTACTCTCTGCCGCTGCGTTAAAATGCATGGGCGGCGACTTCTTGGGGCAACTCAAGTTTCGCAATGACGAAGAGCGTCAACGCGCCATCAAAATGGGTATTTCTGACCCCGACAAAGTTTTCACTATGGAAGAACTCGCAGCGGGCGACAGCGTACTTTTCTGCGCGACCGGTGTCACCGACGGCGAAATGCTGCGCGGAGTGCGCTTTAATCCCAAAGGTGCTGTGACCGAATCGATCGTGATGCGCGCAAAATCACGCACGATCCGCTGGATCAAGTCACACCATCATTTTGATTACAAGCCGAAATATCTTTAA
- a CDS encoding cytochrome b/b6 domain-containing protein, with product MASTQNHEYPKGLRIWHWLNFVAISAILLTVLLRKTFLAYRTNSSLIQEKTAAAGTPVTKAVADEIAKAMRDRMWDWHVYFGFALAALLVWRLVLRLRGSASRSNERFAANERRMQRVGYGVFYAFAAFLSLTGLTMVFSASLQLPKSVVSLVEESHELALWGMLLFVPLHLLGVIAAEYKSRSAGLISRMIRGS from the coding sequence ATGGCATCGACCCAAAATCACGAATACCCGAAGGGCCTCAGAATCTGGCACTGGCTCAACTTCGTTGCGATTTCAGCAATTCTGCTGACGGTGCTCTTGCGTAAGACGTTTTTAGCGTATCGCACGAACTCCTCTCTGATACAAGAAAAGACGGCAGCGGCGGGCACCCCCGTGACCAAAGCCGTCGCCGACGAAATTGCCAAAGCGATGCGCGACCGCATGTGGGATTGGCACGTCTATTTCGGTTTTGCGCTCGCGGCCTTGCTGGTGTGGCGTCTGGTACTGCGCTTGCGCGGTTCGGCGAGCCGCAGCAACGAACGTTTCGCTGCAAACGAGCGGCGCATGCAGCGTGTTGGTTACGGCGTATTTTATGCCTTTGCCGCGTTTTTGAGCCTCACGGGCCTCACGATGGTGTTCAGCGCTTCGCTGCAGTTGCCGAAAAGCGTGGTATCGCTCGTCGAAGAATCTCACGAGCTCGCGCTTTGGGGCATGCTGCTTTTCGTGCCGCTGCACTTGCTGGGGGTCATCGCTGCCGAGTATAAAAGCCGCTCGGCTGGCCTCATTTCCCGTATGATTCGCGGCAGCTGA